A region from the Rufibacter sp. DG15C genome encodes:
- a CDS encoding pyruvate kinase translates to MEKKVIDTKNGQQRRSKGKTVGKEIEWNGVSLETIQQVLAQIEMLLQEGEAIEEAHGAHIQKVHPAFKSSGKNLLHYLAFRKHDNRTLQSQLARLGLSSLGRAEGHVETTLLAVKNQLNLLLGHLTHKTPSLSTPNPFTASLQPNISALLGEPAPGREGRIMITFSTDLADDYKSVKALMKSGMNCARINCAHDDSTVWQKMVDNIKLAEKELGQSCKILFDLMGPKLRTGPMKEGPKVVAIHPKINEVGEILSVAKVWLGPKGVPAPEPVDASLRVSKKWAKNAQIGDTISFRDTRKRKRIFTVSQKVDGGLLVVSSKSAYVTVGTQLHLSGKKEDPFTYTLGELPAMVIPLQLKTGQEVVLHRKRILGEPARYDIDGNQVAPAHISCTLPEVFTRVKVGESIWFDDGEIEGVIEEVDKDFLRVKITSADEVGSKLRPDKGINLPDSDLHLHKLTAKDREDLASIIPFADIINLSFVSHPEMVEELQQVLHENLATHVAIMLKIETKAAFDNLPHLLLTLMRQHPAGIMIARGDLAVELGWQRLAEVQEEILWIAEAAHLPVVWATQVLEKLTKKGRPSRAEITDAAMAQRADCVMLNKGPYILKSIAMLDDIMKRMQEHQYKKTSLLRMLHVSAMNGV, encoded by the coding sequence ATGGAGAAAAAAGTAATAGACACTAAAAATGGGCAGCAGCGCAGAAGTAAAGGAAAAACCGTTGGCAAAGAGATTGAGTGGAACGGGGTTTCTTTGGAGACCATCCAGCAGGTTTTAGCCCAAATTGAAATGCTGCTGCAAGAAGGAGAGGCTATTGAAGAGGCCCATGGCGCGCATATCCAAAAAGTACATCCGGCGTTTAAATCCAGCGGTAAAAACCTGCTTCACTACCTGGCCTTCCGGAAACATGACAACCGCACGTTGCAGAGCCAATTGGCCAGGTTGGGGCTTTCCTCATTAGGCCGCGCCGAAGGGCATGTAGAAACCACCTTGCTGGCTGTTAAAAACCAATTGAACCTGTTGCTAGGGCACCTTACGCACAAAACACCTAGCCTGTCTACGCCTAATCCGTTTACGGCCTCATTACAGCCCAACATCTCAGCGCTGTTAGGGGAACCGGCACCAGGTAGGGAAGGCCGCATCATGATCACCTTTTCTACAGATTTGGCTGATGATTACAAGAGTGTGAAGGCGCTCATGAAAAGCGGCATGAACTGCGCGCGCATCAATTGCGCGCATGATGACAGTACCGTTTGGCAGAAAATGGTGGATAACATCAAACTCGCCGAAAAAGAGTTGGGCCAGTCCTGCAAAATTCTGTTTGACTTGATGGGACCCAAATTAAGGACCGGTCCCATGAAAGAAGGCCCCAAAGTGGTGGCCATTCACCCCAAGATCAACGAGGTAGGCGAAATCCTATCAGTAGCCAAAGTCTGGTTAGGACCAAAAGGAGTTCCGGCCCCAGAACCTGTAGACGCTTCTTTGCGCGTTTCTAAAAAATGGGCCAAAAATGCCCAGATTGGGGACACCATTTCGTTTAGAGACACACGCAAAAGAAAGAGAATCTTCACCGTTTCTCAGAAAGTAGACGGAGGCCTGTTGGTAGTCTCCTCAAAATCTGCGTACGTGACGGTGGGCACGCAACTCCATTTGTCAGGCAAGAAGGAAGATCCTTTCACCTATACTTTAGGTGAACTACCCGCCATGGTCATTCCGCTACAGTTAAAGACCGGGCAGGAGGTGGTACTGCATAGAAAGCGTATTCTAGGTGAACCCGCCCGCTATGACATTGACGGAAATCAGGTTGCACCTGCCCATATTTCCTGCACCCTGCCAGAGGTCTTCACCCGCGTAAAAGTAGGCGAGTCCATCTGGTTTGACGATGGCGAAATTGAAGGAGTGATTGAAGAGGTAGACAAAGACTTTCTGCGGGTCAAAATTACCTCTGCAGATGAGGTGGGCAGCAAACTACGGCCAGACAAAGGCATTAACCTGCCAGACAGTGACCTGCACCTTCATAAACTAACCGCCAAAGACCGCGAAGACCTGGCCTCCATTATTCCTTTCGCCGATATCATCAACCTATCCTTTGTGAGCCATCCCGAAATGGTGGAGGAACTGCAACAGGTCCTACATGAAAACCTAGCTACGCATGTGGCTATTATGCTTAAGATTGAAACCAAGGCCGCCTTTGACAATCTTCCGCATTTGTTGCTCACCCTCATGCGCCAACATCCGGCCGGCATCATGATTGCCCGCGGCGATTTAGCGGTAGAACTTGGCTGGCAGCGATTGGCCGAGGTGCAGGAAGAAATCCTCTGGATAGCCGAGGCTGCGCATTTGCCCGTGGTGTGGGCTACGCAAGTGTTGGAGAAACTCACCAAGAAAGGCCGTCCGTCGCGCGCCGAAATCACAGATGCCGCCATGGCCCAGCGCGCCGACTGCGTCATGCTCAACAAGGGGCCTTACATTTTAAAATCCATTGCCATGCTGGATGACATCATGAAACGAATGCAAGAGCACCAGTACAAGAAAACCTCGCTCTTGCGCATGCTCCACGTCTCAGCTATGAATGGCGTTTAG
- a CDS encoding DUF2279 domain-containing protein gives MHTKPLSPWWLVSGAAAYTGSLIALGETWYQDQPRSSFHWFNDAREWKQVDKAGHFWGAFHESRLGIEALKKAGLPEKKAIWYGGLLGIVLQSPIEYLDGRSPDYGASATDLVANAAGSFAVIGQQLAWQETRIMPKFSFHSTRYAAIRPNILGKNWQEQLLKDYNGQTYWLSVDVAKFLPKASAYPKWLNLVLGYGAEEIVYHDPDANRLANLSSYRQYYLSVDLNWQAIPTKSRFLKGTFAVLSVFKFPAPALEYNRRQGWKMHGLYF, from the coding sequence TTGCATACCAAACCACTCTCCCCTTGGTGGTTGGTAAGCGGTGCGGCTGCGTATACCGGTAGTTTGATTGCTTTAGGCGAAACCTGGTATCAAGATCAGCCCCGCTCCTCATTTCATTGGTTCAATGACGCCCGTGAATGGAAGCAGGTGGACAAGGCCGGTCACTTCTGGGGTGCCTTCCACGAAAGCAGACTAGGCATTGAAGCGCTTAAAAAAGCAGGTTTGCCTGAAAAGAAAGCCATTTGGTACGGCGGTTTGTTAGGCATAGTCCTGCAAAGCCCCATTGAATACTTGGATGGTAGATCTCCTGACTACGGGGCCTCCGCTACTGATTTGGTGGCTAACGCTGCCGGATCATTTGCAGTGATTGGACAACAGCTGGCTTGGCAGGAGACCAGAATCATGCCTAAGTTCTCTTTTCATTCTACCCGCTACGCCGCTATTAGGCCCAATATACTAGGCAAAAACTGGCAGGAGCAACTCTTGAAGGATTACAACGGACAGACCTACTGGCTAAGCGTGGATGTGGCCAAATTCCTGCCTAAGGCCTCTGCGTATCCTAAATGGTTAAACTTAGTCCTTGGCTACGGCGCCGAAGAGATTGTCTACCATGACCCAGACGCCAACCGCCTGGCTAACCTCTCCTCTTACCGGCAATATTACTTAAGCGTAGATTTAAACTGGCAGGCCATTCCTACCAAAAGCCGGTTTTTGAAAGGCACTTTTGCAGTATTGTCTGTTTTTAAGTTTCCGGCCCCGGCGCTGGAGTACAACCGCCGCCAGGGTTGGAAGATGCACGGCCTTTACTTTTAG
- the trpD gene encoding anthranilate phosphoribosyltransferase, with protein sequence MKNILQQLTEHKTLTKETAREVLIGIGKGEANASQLAAFMTVFLMRNITVQELDGFREAMLELCLLPDLGTDKVIDLCGTGGDGKDTFNISTLASFVVAGAGYKVAKHGNFGVSSICGSSNVMAHLGYTFTNDSTELKAKLERANICFMHAPSFHPAMREVAPIRKDLGVKTFFNMLGPMINPAKPHYQLVGVFSLELLRLYTYLYQQTGKRFALVHSLDGYDEVSLTGAFKLVMPKGEEILQPSDLGLPTYTPEQLEGGTTVADSAAIFMDVLNGNATQAQQDAVVANAGLGIYCADGVLTLQESIAKASQSLQTKQALHSFNQLLAN encoded by the coding sequence ATGAAAAACATACTCCAACAGCTCACCGAGCATAAGACGCTTACCAAAGAAACCGCTCGCGAAGTCTTGATAGGCATAGGCAAAGGCGAAGCCAACGCCAGCCAGTTGGCCGCTTTCATGACCGTGTTTCTCATGCGCAACATCACCGTGCAGGAATTAGACGGCTTTAGAGAAGCCATGCTGGAGCTTTGCCTTTTACCTGACCTGGGCACCGATAAGGTGATTGACCTATGCGGCACTGGCGGCGATGGCAAAGATACCTTTAACATCTCTACGCTGGCTTCTTTTGTAGTGGCGGGAGCAGGGTACAAGGTAGCCAAGCACGGAAACTTTGGAGTTTCTTCTATCTGCGGGTCTTCTAACGTGATGGCGCACCTAGGCTACACGTTCACCAACGACAGCACTGAATTAAAAGCCAAACTGGAGCGCGCTAACATCTGCTTTATGCACGCGCCCTCATTCCATCCGGCCATGCGTGAGGTGGCGCCTATTCGGAAAGACCTAGGCGTGAAAACCTTTTTCAACATGCTGGGTCCCATGATAAATCCGGCCAAGCCGCATTATCAGTTGGTGGGCGTCTTCAGCCTGGAGTTGTTGCGCCTTTACACGTATCTCTACCAGCAGACCGGAAAACGTTTTGCCTTGGTGCATTCGTTGGACGGTTATGATGAAGTTTCTTTAACTGGAGCCTTTAAACTGGTTATGCCTAAAGGCGAGGAGATTTTACAACCTTCAGACTTAGGATTGCCTACCTATACCCCTGAACAATTGGAAGGCGGAACTACCGTGGCAGATTCAGCGGCCATCTTTATGGATGTCTTGAACGGCAATGCTACCCAAGCCCAGCAAGATGCGGTCGTTGCCAACGCTGGATTGGGCATCTACTGCGCAGATGGCGTTTTGACTTTACAGGAATCCATTGCCAAGGCCAGTCAATCCCTACAAACCAAACAAGCGCTTCATTCTTTCAATCAGCTTTTAGCCAACTAG
- a CDS encoding anthranilate synthase component I family protein: MSTFKLKTQYRQLLADTVTPVGIYLQLRDKYRNCLLLESSDYHGQENSFSYICCEPIGEFVLKNNVLRQSYPDGTFEEQVLEDKRDAVQLLQAYTQKFKAPDNEFGFIQNGLFGYISFEAVQYFENVRFQEKDTAHAALPEILYHAFRFVIAINHFKNELYIFEHFLGKEPKNDGLDVLESQIRNTNIPSFNFQADGQEISNMTDEEFLKVLEQGQKHCHLGNVFQIVLSRQFKQAFRGDEFNVYRALRSINPSPYLFYFDYGTFKIFGSSPEAQLQIKGDQASIFPIAGTFQRTGNDQSDAELTQKLYDDPKENAEHVMLVDLARNDLSRHGNNVKVEVFKEVQYYSHVIHLVSKVTATLPEAHGSVQIVADTFPAGTLSGAPKHRALTIIDELEPTTRGYYGGCLGYLGFNGDFNHAIMIRSFLSVKNQLYYQAGAGVVAKSDINSELQEVHHKLAALRKALEKATSI, translated from the coding sequence ATGAGCACCTTCAAACTAAAAACGCAATACCGCCAACTGTTGGCAGACACAGTCACCCCGGTGGGCATCTACCTACAGCTGCGCGACAAGTACCGCAACTGTCTGCTGCTGGAAAGCTCTGACTACCACGGCCAGGAAAACTCCTTCAGCTACATCTGTTGTGAGCCCATTGGTGAGTTTGTGCTAAAGAACAACGTGCTGCGCCAGAGTTATCCAGACGGTACGTTTGAAGAGCAAGTGCTGGAAGACAAACGCGACGCGGTTCAACTGCTGCAGGCCTACACTCAGAAATTCAAGGCGCCTGACAATGAGTTCGGGTTTATCCAGAATGGGTTGTTTGGCTACATTTCGTTTGAGGCGGTGCAGTATTTTGAGAATGTTCGCTTCCAGGAAAAAGACACGGCGCATGCCGCCTTGCCTGAGATTCTGTACCATGCCTTCCGGTTTGTGATTGCCATCAACCACTTCAAAAACGAGCTTTATATTTTTGAGCACTTTCTGGGAAAAGAGCCTAAAAATGACGGTCTGGATGTGTTGGAATCGCAGATTAGGAACACCAACATCCCTTCTTTCAATTTTCAAGCTGATGGGCAGGAAATCTCCAACATGACGGATGAGGAATTCTTGAAAGTCTTGGAGCAAGGGCAGAAGCACTGTCACTTAGGCAACGTGTTTCAGATTGTCTTGTCCCGTCAGTTCAAGCAGGCATTTAGGGGCGATGAGTTCAATGTGTACCGGGCGCTTAGGTCCATCAACCCGTCGCCTTACCTGTTTTACTTTGACTATGGCACCTTCAAGATTTTCGGGTCCTCGCCAGAGGCACAGTTGCAGATAAAAGGCGACCAGGCCAGCATCTTTCCCATTGCCGGTACCTTCCAACGCACGGGTAACGACCAGTCAGACGCTGAGCTTACGCAGAAGCTGTATGATGACCCCAAAGAAAACGCAGAGCACGTGATGCTGGTAGATCTTGCCCGAAACGATTTAAGCCGCCACGGAAACAATGTGAAGGTTGAGGTCTTTAAAGAGGTGCAGTACTATTCCCATGTCATTCACCTGGTTTCTAAGGTGACGGCCACCTTGCCAGAAGCCCATGGGTCGGTGCAGATTGTGGCAGACACGTTTCCGGCAGGTACCTTGTCTGGGGCGCCCAAACACCGCGCTTTGACCATCATAGATGAACTAGAGCCTACCACCCGGGGTTATTACGGGGGCTGTCTGGGCTACCTAGGCTTTAACGGCGACTTTAACCATGCCATTATGATTAGGTCCTTTTTGAGCGTGAAAAACCAGTTGTACTACCAGGCGGGAGCAGGCGTGGTGGCCAAGTCAGACATCAACAGTGAGTTGCAGGAGGTGCACCACAAGCTGGCCGCCCTTCGCAAAGCACTGGAGAAAGCCACCAGCATTTAA
- a CDS encoding Smr/MutS family protein codes for MNIGDRVRLMHGKEQGVITRFLDNNLVEVAIDNDFTIPVMRREVVVIAAEEEKHFGNNPTPEPVVSQRPSIANLAPAQVASAAGVYIGLVHTTAELLAVHIVNNSEYDLLFTYGEESAKGYRALSNDKLPSKKTKPVAHLHMNDFDKWPDLVVQYLQHKLNATNLIEPVTRRLKFKASSFYKAKKMVPVLQKEGYLFQLDSKPVAVNPDEILLQMIESNTLGEVAKVAAPSHEVDLHIEKLLPDSDPKTMSNSEILRQQLAAFEDALERAVATNMHEIIFIHGTGNGVLKKEIQKLLSRNPHIKFYEEARKEKFGYGATRVSLK; via the coding sequence ATGAACATAGGAGACCGCGTGCGCCTGATGCACGGCAAAGAGCAAGGTGTCATCACCCGCTTTTTAGATAATAACTTAGTGGAGGTTGCTATTGACAACGACTTCACCATACCGGTCATGCGCCGTGAGGTAGTAGTCATTGCCGCCGAGGAGGAGAAGCACTTCGGGAACAACCCTACGCCAGAACCGGTGGTGTCCCAACGGCCCAGCATTGCCAATCTGGCGCCTGCGCAGGTGGCCTCGGCGGCCGGCGTCTATATTGGCTTGGTTCATACCACGGCAGAACTATTGGCGGTACACATTGTCAACAATTCTGAGTATGATTTGCTGTTCACCTACGGCGAAGAATCTGCTAAAGGTTACCGCGCCCTCAGCAATGACAAACTACCCTCCAAAAAGACCAAACCGGTGGCGCATTTGCACATGAACGACTTTGACAAGTGGCCTGATCTAGTGGTGCAGTATCTACAGCATAAACTCAACGCAACCAACTTAATTGAACCAGTAACCAGACGCCTGAAGTTTAAAGCCTCTTCGTTTTACAAAGCCAAGAAAATGGTGCCGGTCTTACAGAAAGAAGGATACCTGTTCCAACTGGACTCCAAGCCGGTGGCTGTCAATCCAGACGAGATACTGTTACAAATGATTGAATCTAATACGTTGGGCGAGGTGGCAAAAGTGGCCGCGCCCAGCCATGAGGTAGACTTGCATATTGAAAAGCTGTTGCCTGACTCTGATCCTAAGACTATGAGCAATTCAGAGATTCTGCGTCAACAATTGGCCGCCTTTGAGGATGCTCTGGAACGCGCGGTGGCTACCAACATGCACGAAATCATTTTCATACACGGTACCGGCAACGGCGTCCTGAAAAAGGAAATCCAAAAACTCTTGAGCCGCAACCCGCACATTAAATTCTACGAGGAAGCCCGTAAAGAAAAATTTGGCTACGGAGCTACCAGAGTATCTTTAAAATAA
- a CDS encoding aminodeoxychorismate/anthranilate synthase component II has protein sequence MKILVLDNYDSFTYNLVQMLRELGYGEELQVHRNDQIDLDAIEAFDVIVLSPGPGIPEDAGIMPALIQRYAPTKRILGVCLGHQAIAEAFGGTLSNMEEVYHGVSSTVRVVNQYEVLFRNLPQTFQVGRYHSWTVVPDTIPSVLQVTAVDNNGEILALRHKQYDVCGVQFHPESILTDYGKDMLENWLRNPSQRVTKWTSFAASISL, from the coding sequence ATGAAAATTTTAGTGTTAGATAACTATGACTCCTTTACCTATAACCTGGTGCAGATGCTTCGGGAGCTGGGGTATGGAGAAGAGTTGCAGGTACACCGCAACGACCAGATAGATTTAGACGCCATAGAGGCCTTTGACGTGATTGTGCTTTCGCCGGGTCCGGGCATTCCAGAAGATGCGGGCATCATGCCAGCCCTTATTCAGCGGTACGCGCCCACCAAGCGCATCTTGGGTGTCTGCCTGGGGCACCAAGCCATTGCCGAGGCTTTTGGCGGCACACTTTCTAACATGGAGGAAGTCTACCACGGCGTGTCGTCTACCGTGCGCGTTGTCAACCAATACGAAGTCCTTTTCAGAAATCTGCCACAAACGTTCCAGGTGGGCCGTTACCATTCCTGGACGGTGGTGCCAGATACCATACCCTCCGTTTTACAAGTGACGGCGGTAGACAACAACGGTGAGATCCTGGCGCTGCGTCATAAGCAGTATGACGTGTGCGGCGTGCAGTTTCATCCAGAGTCCATCCTCACAGATTACGGCAAAGACATGCTAGAGAACTGGTTGCGCAACCCGTCTCAGCGTGTGACCAAATGGACTTCTTTTGCCGCCTCAATATCTTTATGA
- the trpB gene encoding tryptophan synthase subunit beta translates to MYGVNERGYYGQFGGAFIPEMLYPNVEELRQKYLQIIQEPAFKAEMDDLLRDYVGRPTPLYHAKRLSERYNTKIYLKREDLNHTGAHKINNTVGQILLAKRLGKTRIIAETGAGQHGVATATVCALAGLECIVYMGKIDTERQRPNVEKMRLMGATVVPVTSGSQTLKDATNEAIRDWINNPVDTHYIIGSVVGPHPYPDMVARFQSVISEEIRKQLLEKEGCELPDYVVACVGGGSNAAGAFYHFLDEPSVQLVAVEAAGLGVDSGHSAATSVLGKTGIIHGSKTLLMQTEDGQITEPYSISAGLDYPGVGPQHAHLADTGRARFIAITDDEAMEALRELSRLEGIIPAIETSHALAALGQLGAGPEDIVVLNLSGRGDKDLNTILTYFEAHDVQK, encoded by the coding sequence ATGTACGGAGTAAACGAGCGTGGCTATTACGGACAGTTTGGGGGAGCTTTCATCCCCGAAATGCTGTACCCTAATGTAGAAGAGCTTAGACAGAAATACCTGCAAATCATCCAGGAGCCTGCTTTTAAGGCTGAGATGGATGATTTGTTACGAGACTACGTGGGTCGTCCAACGCCTTTGTACCATGCCAAGCGCCTGTCTGAGCGCTACAACACCAAAATCTACCTGAAGCGCGAAGACTTAAACCACACCGGCGCGCATAAGATCAACAACACCGTCGGGCAGATTCTATTGGCTAAACGCTTGGGTAAAACCCGTATCATTGCCGAGACAGGCGCCGGTCAGCATGGTGTTGCCACGGCTACAGTCTGTGCTTTAGCGGGACTAGAGTGCATTGTCTACATGGGCAAGATTGACACCGAACGCCAACGGCCTAACGTGGAGAAAATGCGCCTGATGGGAGCTACCGTGGTACCGGTTACGTCTGGCAGTCAGACCCTGAAAGACGCCACCAATGAAGCCATCCGGGACTGGATAAACAACCCTGTAGACACGCATTACATCATCGGGTCAGTAGTAGGCCCGCATCCGTATCCTGACATGGTGGCCCGATTTCAGTCGGTCATCAGCGAGGAAATTCGCAAACAACTATTGGAGAAGGAAGGCTGCGAGTTGCCGGATTATGTGGTGGCCTGCGTAGGTGGCGGAAGTAATGCCGCGGGTGCCTTTTACCATTTCCTAGATGAACCCAGCGTGCAATTGGTGGCGGTGGAAGCCGCAGGCTTGGGGGTAGACTCAGGGCATTCGGCAGCCACGTCTGTGCTGGGTAAAACCGGCATCATCCATGGCAGTAAAACCCTGCTCATGCAAACTGAAGACGGACAAATCACCGAGCCGTATTCCATTTCTGCAGGACTGGACTACCCGGGCGTTGGTCCACAGCACGCGCATTTGGCAGACACTGGCCGGGCTCGTTTCATTGCCATCACCGATGATGAGGCCATGGAAGCCCTTCGCGAACTGAGCCGTCTGGAAGGCATCATCCCCGCCATTGAAACCTCTCACGCCTTGGCGGCCTTGGGGCAATTAGGCGCCGGTCCTGAAGACATTGTGGTGCTGAACCTGTCTGGCCGCGGCGATAAAGACTTGAATACCATTCTCACCTATTTTGAAGCCCACGATGTCCAAAAATAG
- a CDS encoding endonuclease/exonuclease/phosphatase family protein: MKLITWNCQGAFRKKVDTILLLQPDILVVQECEHPDKLVFNSTTQRPTNFLWFGDNHHKGLGIFSYSDYKFELLDEYNADIKIISPVAVTGGQIDFTLFAIWANNRNDPDGQYIEQVWKAVNHYDQLLNNGLTILTGDFNSNKIWDKQHRAANHSAVVERLAEKNIYSVYHRHLNQEQGKEIHPTFYLQRNKNKPYHIDYCFTSAEIFEKVKHLEIGTYENWITHSDHTPLTITFDL; encoded by the coding sequence ATGAAATTAATAACCTGGAATTGCCAAGGAGCTTTTAGAAAAAAAGTAGACACAATTTTATTGCTACAACCAGATATATTGGTAGTTCAAGAATGTGAGCACCCTGACAAATTAGTTTTCAATTCGACAACTCAACGTCCTACCAACTTTCTGTGGTTTGGCGACAACCATCACAAAGGACTTGGTATTTTTTCATACAGCGACTACAAGTTTGAATTGCTAGATGAATACAACGCAGACATTAAAATCATTTCGCCTGTTGCAGTTACTGGCGGACAAATTGACTTTACACTTTTTGCTATTTGGGCAAACAATCGCAATGACCCAGACGGACAATATATTGAGCAGGTTTGGAAAGCAGTTAATCATTATGACCAACTCCTTAACAATGGACTGACAATCTTAACTGGCGACTTCAACAGTAACAAAATTTGGGACAAACAACATAGAGCTGCAAATCATTCGGCTGTTGTTGAACGGTTAGCAGAAAAAAATATTTATAGTGTTTATCACAGACATTTAAATCAAGAACAAGGCAAAGAAATTCATCCAACTTTTTACCTACAACGCAACAAGAACAAACCTTACCACATTGATTATTGTTTTACATCGGCCGAAATTTTTGAAAAAGTAAAACATTTAGAAATTGGGACATATGAGAATTGGATAACTCACAGCGACCATACTCCATTGACAATAACTTTTGACCTCTAA
- a CDS encoding phosphoribosylanthranilate isomerase, whose protein sequence is MPYRKLKIKVCGMKYTENIDELLVLQPDYVGFIFYDKSPRFLTTPWAVFSSTFLKGTRKVGVFVDEQVVNILQKSTDLGLEVVQLHGHESPQMCRELRDTGLEVMKAFRVGSDFDFEQLRDYTVGCDYFLFDASGPNPGGNGVRFDWQILQKYSFDIPFFLSGGIDIDHVEEIKAIRHPQFFGVDLNSKFETQPGLKDVARVRQFVEALRAEPIHPSYK, encoded by the coding sequence ATGCCTTACAGAAAACTTAAAATCAAAGTCTGCGGCATGAAGTACACCGAAAACATTGACGAGTTGTTGGTGCTTCAGCCAGATTACGTGGGCTTCATCTTCTATGATAAATCGCCGCGCTTTTTGACTACCCCTTGGGCCGTTTTCTCTTCTACTTTTCTAAAAGGCACGCGCAAAGTGGGTGTCTTTGTAGATGAGCAGGTGGTGAACATCCTTCAAAAATCCACCGACTTGGGCTTGGAAGTGGTGCAGTTGCACGGCCACGAAAGCCCTCAGATGTGCCGCGAGTTACGGGATACAGGCCTAGAGGTAATGAAGGCCTTTAGAGTAGGCAGCGATTTTGATTTTGAGCAATTACGCGACTATACCGTGGGCTGTGATTATTTCTTGTTTGACGCCAGCGGTCCAAATCCGGGAGGCAACGGGGTGCGGTTTGACTGGCAGATACTCCAGAAGTACAGCTTTGACATACCTTTTTTCTTGAGCGGCGGCATTGACATTGACCACGTGGAGGAAATCAAGGCAATTCGGCACCCTCAGTTTTTTGGAGTAGACCTTAACAGTAAGTTTGAAACCCAACCCGGCCTAAAAGACGTGGCCCGCGTGAGGCAGTTTGTAGAAGCTTTGCGCGCAGAGCCCATCCACCCATCTTATAAATAA
- the trpC gene encoding indole-3-glycerol phosphate synthase TrpC has translation MSNILDQIVQHKRQEVADRKSLVPVKLLENSIYFPSQPISLRKYLQRPDLSGIIAEYKRKSPSLGTINAYAPVERTSIGYMQAGASALSVLTDQQFFGGKNEDLTTARKFNLCPILRKDFVIDEYQILEAKSIGADAILLIAAILTKEEIARLGQFAHSLGLEVLLEVHDRQELENSLTPHVDLIGVNNRNLKDFSVSIETSKELAALIPNDFVKVTESGLSKAENLVELRQYGYEGFLIGEAFMRTSRPEKACLALVEEVKKLSAQQLVSA, from the coding sequence ATGTCTAACATCTTAGATCAGATTGTCCAGCACAAACGCCAGGAAGTAGCAGACCGCAAAAGCCTGGTACCTGTGAAGTTGCTGGAGAACAGCATTTACTTTCCTTCCCAGCCTATCTCTTTGCGCAAGTACCTGCAACGCCCTGACCTGAGCGGCATCATTGCCGAATACAAACGCAAGTCGCCTTCTTTGGGTACCATCAATGCCTATGCGCCGGTAGAAAGAACGTCAATTGGGTACATGCAGGCAGGAGCCAGCGCGCTTTCTGTCTTGACGGACCAGCAGTTCTTTGGAGGCAAAAATGAGGACTTGACCACCGCGCGCAAATTCAACCTGTGCCCCATTTTGCGGAAGGACTTTGTAATAGACGAATACCAGATTCTGGAGGCCAAATCCATTGGTGCCGATGCTATCTTATTGATTGCCGCTATTCTCACTAAGGAAGAAATAGCACGCCTGGGCCAGTTTGCGCATTCCTTGGGCTTAGAGGTACTCCTGGAAGTGCATGACCGCCAGGAACTGGAAAACAGTTTGACGCCGCATGTGGATTTGATTGGCGTCAACAACCGCAACCTGAAAGACTTCTCCGTGTCCATTGAGACCTCTAAAGAACTAGCGGCGCTTATCCCGAATGATTTTGTGAAGGTGACAGAAAGCGGTCTCTCTAAGGCTGAGAATCTGGTGGAATTGCGGCAATACGGCTATGAAGGCTTTCTAATAGGAGAGGCGTTCATGCGCACCAGTCGGCCTGAGAAAGCATGCTTGGCCTTGGTAGAGGAAGTTAAAAAACTAAGTGCTCAGCAATTGGTTTCAGCCTAA